A region of Pyxidicoccus parkwaysis DNA encodes the following proteins:
- a CDS encoding helix-turn-helix transcriptional regulator encodes MDKKLATTIGAAARAARTRLELTQADVAERIDVATEVYGRLERGGMLPSVQTLLKLCHELHVSADELLGLSASAHGASNASRASEPPPSPQERPEVRRLLRTVRQLDPSRVKLLGLVANALGRR; translated from the coding sequence ATGGACAAGAAACTCGCAACCACCATCGGAGCAGCGGCGCGCGCCGCCCGGACTCGTTTGGAGCTCACGCAGGCCGACGTGGCCGAGCGCATCGATGTGGCCACCGAGGTGTACGGCCGCCTGGAGCGCGGTGGCATGCTGCCCAGCGTGCAGACGCTGCTGAAGCTGTGTCACGAGCTGCACGTGTCCGCGGACGAGCTGTTGGGCCTGTCCGCCTCCGCGCACGGCGCGTCCAATGCCTCGCGCGCCAGCGAGCCGCCGCCGTCTCCGCAGGAGCGGCCCGAGGTCCGGCGCCTGCTCCGCACCGTCCGTCAGTTGGACCCCTCGAGGGTGAAGCTGCTCGGCCTCGTGGCCAACGCGCTGGGGCGGCGCTGA
- a CDS encoding methyl-accepting chemotaxis protein has product MSLGRRSLLLKLCVAMGVVALPLLLVVLGYVLPQLRAQLHEDRVRGLRQTVETAFGILESYEARERAGTLTRQEAQAQAAALLQGLRYSGMEYFWVNDLDTKLVMHPHLPQMLGKDLTGYRDVRGRPVFVDIVTLVKARGEGSISYEATRPGSPDAIPKESYVKLFRPWGWVLGTGVYVEDIDHEVAQVRQRILVAVGGALVLAMLAGAYVSRRVVRPVRALADAAHRVSRGELHVRLEVPSTDEVGRLTEAFNGMVAGLREVVTALVDAAGATAADAERIRVSADALSHTTREQSESLQRAAEAVQGMSARVSQGAEAARTAAERAADNGEVAREGGTAVSHASKKMAEIVEVVERSAQTVARLQASGRVTGDMLRLIQQVADETQMLAVNTAIEAARAGQHGKGFSVVAGEVRKLANRTRDAAGQVQSLLGQSETDTVAAADLMRQGTAKVREGLNLSSAAGDALARLVAGVREIGEHVERMAEENTRQSASGESIAGRIQQLSVRSTESVAGVQQIARSVEDLRARASRLKELAARFTTREPADGKRNQG; this is encoded by the coding sequence ATGTCCCTCGGAAGGCGAAGTCTGCTGCTGAAGCTGTGCGTGGCGATGGGCGTGGTGGCGCTCCCACTGCTGCTCGTCGTCCTCGGCTACGTGCTGCCGCAGTTGCGGGCGCAGCTCCACGAGGACCGGGTGCGCGGGCTGCGGCAGACGGTGGAGACGGCCTTCGGCATCCTGGAGTCCTACGAGGCCCGGGAGCGCGCCGGCACGCTGACGCGCCAGGAGGCGCAGGCCCAGGCGGCGGCGCTGCTGCAGGGACTGCGCTACTCGGGGATGGAGTACTTCTGGGTGAATGACCTGGACACGAAGCTGGTCATGCACCCGCACCTGCCGCAGATGCTGGGGAAGGATTTGACGGGCTACCGCGACGTGCGCGGCCGGCCGGTGTTCGTGGACATCGTCACGCTGGTGAAGGCGCGCGGCGAGGGCTCGATTTCGTACGAGGCCACGCGGCCGGGCTCTCCGGATGCCATCCCCAAGGAGAGCTACGTGAAGCTCTTCCGGCCATGGGGCTGGGTGCTGGGCACGGGCGTGTACGTGGAGGACATCGACCACGAGGTGGCACAGGTGCGTCAGCGCATCCTCGTCGCGGTGGGCGGCGCGCTGGTGCTGGCCATGCTGGCGGGCGCGTACGTGTCGCGGCGCGTGGTGCGGCCGGTGCGGGCCCTGGCGGACGCGGCGCACCGCGTGTCCCGAGGAGAGCTGCACGTGCGGCTGGAGGTGCCGTCGACGGACGAGGTGGGCCGGCTGACGGAGGCCTTCAACGGCATGGTGGCGGGGCTGCGCGAGGTGGTGACGGCGCTGGTGGACGCGGCGGGAGCCACGGCGGCGGACGCGGAGCGCATCCGCGTGTCGGCGGACGCGCTGTCGCACACCACGCGGGAGCAGTCGGAGTCGCTCCAGCGCGCGGCGGAGGCCGTGCAGGGGATGAGCGCGCGCGTGTCGCAGGGAGCGGAGGCGGCGCGCACGGCGGCGGAGCGAGCGGCGGATAACGGCGAGGTGGCGCGCGAGGGCGGCACGGCGGTGAGCCACGCGTCGAAGAAGATGGCGGAAATCGTCGAGGTGGTGGAGCGCTCGGCGCAGACGGTGGCGCGGCTCCAGGCGTCCGGGAGGGTGACGGGGGACATGCTGCGGCTCATCCAGCAGGTAGCGGACGAGACGCAGATGCTGGCGGTGAATACAGCGATTGAAGCGGCGCGCGCGGGCCAGCACGGCAAGGGCTTCTCGGTGGTGGCCGGCGAGGTGCGCAAGCTGGCGAACCGCACGCGCGACGCGGCGGGGCAGGTGCAGTCGCTGCTCGGCCAGAGCGAGACGGACACGGTGGCCGCGGCGGACCTGATGCGGCAGGGCACGGCGAAGGTGCGCGAGGGACTGAACCTGTCCTCGGCGGCGGGAGACGCGCTCGCGAGGCTGGTGGCCGGCGTGCGCGAGATTGGCGAGCACGTGGAGCGGATGGCGGAGGAGAACACGCGCCAGTCCGCGTCCGGGGAGAGCATCGCCGGGCGGATTCAGCAGCTCTCGGTGCGCTCCACGGAGTCGGTGGCCGGCGTGCAGCAGATTGCCCGCTCCGTGGAGGACCTGCGCGCGCGGGCCTCGCGGCTGAAGGAACTGGCCGCGCGCTTCACGACGCGGGAGCCGGCGGACGGGAAGCGGAACCAGGGCTGA